A region of the Flintibacter sp. KGMB00164 genome:
GCATGGATCCCCGGAACGTGATCATCAGCGATATTGGCCGGGTCATTGAGTTTACGGCCAAGGGGTGCAAGCTGGCTGGTACCGTTACTGCGGGCAAGGTGTTCGTGGATGGCTCCGGCGTAGGCGATGTGGGCAGCGTGGTTCTGCGTGACCGCCGCCATCTGGCCGAGGACGGTATGGTAGTGGTAGTGGCCGCCATGTCCGGGGAGGACGGCGCTCTGGTATCCGGTCCGGATATCATCACCCGTGGTTTTGTATATGTAAAGGAGTCCGAAGGACTGATGGAGGAGCTGCGCCAGGTGGCGTTGGACTCCATTCTCAGCGTAGATATCCGCTACGCCACCGACTGGTCGGCCATCAAGCAGACCATCAAGGGCGACCTGTCCAACTACCTTTATAAAAAGACAAAGCGTTCTCCCATGATCCTGCCTGTGATCATGGAAGTCTAACCTACTTTTTTCGAGAAAAAAGTAGGCAAAAAAGCTTCCTGCGAAACTTCGTTTCGCCTCATAAAGCCCTCCTGCAAGGAGTTCCTCCGCCCGAAAGCGCAGGAATAAAATGAAATTCCGTCATTTCCGGCGACATGTGCGTCGGAAATGACACATCTCATGAAAGGTGGGCCGACTTTTCCGTAAGGAATCGAGGCTCACCTTTCATGTATCCCCTCTCGAAAAAGTGGCGCAGCCATTTTTTCGAAAAAAAGCCCCTGGGTGTACGCGTACGAGCAACACCCAGGGGCTTTTTGCCATATTTGAAGGGGTATGTCCACCAAAACTTCTACCAATTTGGGCCGATTTTACTCCTCCGCAAAAAAAGCAGGTATAAAACCGAGAAAGCTGGGCACAGTGCCCAAAAGGAAAAATCCTCCAAGAACATTTTCGGGGAAAAAGCCCATGGAAATCCTCAAAAGGCCGCATTGTAACAATTCTGACGCAATGTTACGGTTGTGTTACACTTGATCAAAACCCGTTGACGAACCGGGTTCGATGGAGTATGATACGTGTACAGGCAAGGGGAGTTATGCTTTGCGATTTTGGCAAAAAAGTTCGCTTTTTGGCCAATATTTAGGAGAAAACAATCCTTCCTGAATAAAAAAGGAGGAATTTCCAATGAGAAACCTGAAGCGTGCTCTCAGCCTGCTCCTGTCCTCTACCATGGTTCTTGGTATGCTGGTCATGGGCGGCAGCGCTGAGAGCTACAAGGACGTTGATCGTGCTGACAATCAGGAAGCCATCGAGGTCCTGCAGGCTGTGGGCATCATGACTGGTGACGAGAACGGAAACTTTAATCCCGATAAGACTGTCACCCGTAATGAGATGGCTGTCATCATGTCCCAGCTCCTGAACCTGGACTACGACTACTATCGTGGTACCAATCCCTTTACCGACGTGCCCGATTGGGCCGCCCCCTACGTGGCCGCTTGTGCCGCCGAGGGTGTTGTTGCCGGTATTGGTAACGGTCTGTATGGCGGAAACAATACTGTTACTGCCGCTCAGGCCAGCCTGATGATTATGAAGGCTCTGGGTTACTTCCAGAACGCCGAGGACTTCGGTTCTGACTGGCAGGTTGCTACCATCCGTCAGGCCTCTTACATTGATCTGTTTGATGGCATTAACGCCAACGCCGAGACCGCTCTGACCCGTAACCAGATCGCTCAGTTGGTGCTGAATGGCCTGAAGTCCGATATGGTGTACTTCACCGGCGACATGGGTATCCAGATCGGTGATGTGACTGTCGGCTACAAGGGCGAGTACACTGTTCGCACCAGCTCTGACAAAAAGTACAACACTCTGGTTGGCGGTACCACTGACATCGTTGCCAGTGACAAGTACACCATCCAGCTGGGTGAGGAGCTGTACAACGGCAAGCTGACCGAGCGTTCCGCTACCGATGCTTTTGAGCGTCCCGCCACTACCTGGCGTTACGACAACTCCGACATCGGCACCTACGCTGATGAGCCCGATGCTTCCTACACCGCTGGTGTGAAGATTGGCACCATCTACAATGACCTGGGCCTGACCAAGGGCATTGCTGATGAGGATACCACCGTCTATGAGGACGGCCGTCTGGTTGATGGCCTGACCCACGACGCTTGGACCAAGTATGACATCGTGAAGGGCCAGACCGCCAAAATCGGCGGCAACGGCGCCCTGACCGAGGTTTACTACAATGATGAGGACAACACCGCCACTATCATTGTTAGCAACACCTATGTAGCTAAGGTCAATGCTGCTTATGCTGAGACCAGCACCCGTGACGCTTATGTCACCCTGAATGTGGCTGACAACTTCACCGGCCCTGGCGGCACCTTCGAGACCGATGAGTTCGCCAAGGACGACATCGTGGCCTACACCTACTCCTACAAGTCCGGCGACACTGGCGTGCAGTCCATGAAGCTGACCGAGAAGGTTGCTGGCACCATGAGCACCTACACCACCACCGGTTCCGTCACCGTTGCTGGCACCAAGTACGACGCCAACACCGCTTCTGCCACTAAGATCGCTGGCTATATCCCCACTGTGGATAAGAGCCAGGAAGTCGCTGTGTACCTGGACGAGTACGGCTATGCTCTGTATGTTGACGCCGACACCGATGTTCAGTATGCTGTTATCCTGAACTACAATGCTACCGCTGGTGACTGGAACGACACTGCTAAGGCCAAGCTGCTGTTTACCGACGGTACTGTGAAGACTGTCGAGGTCAAGATGAACAGTGTTGTTGAGGGTAGCGCTCTGTTTGATGGCTTCTCCAGCAACAAGATCAGCGCTGGTGATATCGTAGCCTACACTGTGGATAGTGACGAGGTCTATACTCTGACCTTGAAGGCTGATACCGCCTACGCCACTAAGGCTTCTTCTTCCTCCAGCCCCGTTGCTCTTGTTACCAACGGCATTAACTCCCTGGATGTTGATCCCGCTGACAAGGGTGGCATCGCTGCTGCTGACACTGTAAATCGTGTAGACGGCAAGACTATCTTCCTGATCTGTGACAAGACCGGTTCTAAGGATGTCTACAGTGTGTATGAAGGCTTTGCCACTGTTCCCACTATCAAGAACAGCAATACTTCTGGCAATCAGAAGGTGGCTGTTTTTGCCGAGAAGGGCAGCAACACTCCCGCTACTGTGGTTTATATCGAGTTGGTTTCCGGTATGACCATGTCCAGCGATAATAAGGACGTCATCTTCGTGAAGGGTAGCAATGTGGGTACTTCCTACAACACCGAGCTGGGTACCTTCTATGAGTATGATGCCTTCATCAATGGTGAGGCTACTACTATCAAGGTTGATACCAACAACCAGATCACCAGTGATGCTCTGATCTATGGTCCTCACTACAACGCTAAGGGCGTGCTGAATGGCGCTGATGCTCGCGTTAACTGGGGCACTGACACCACTACTACCACGGTGAATGGCCTGACTAAGACTTACGGCACTGACTCTGTGGTGAACGATGTCATCAAGCTGGGCAACACCCACTATGCTTACAATAGTGACGTCAATGTGTACTTCGTAACTGTTGACGGCGAGCTGGTGAAGAGCGACATCA
Encoded here:
- a CDS encoding S-layer homology domain-containing protein, which codes for MRNLKRALSLLLSSTMVLGMLVMGGSAESYKDVDRADNQEAIEVLQAVGIMTGDENGNFNPDKTVTRNEMAVIMSQLLNLDYDYYRGTNPFTDVPDWAAPYVAACAAEGVVAGIGNGLYGGNNTVTAAQASLMIMKALGYFQNAEDFGSDWQVATIRQASYIDLFDGINANAETALTRNQIAQLVLNGLKSDMVYFTGDMGIQIGDVTVGYKGEYTVRTSSDKKYNTLVGGTTDIVASDKYTIQLGEELYNGKLTERSATDAFERPATTWRYDNSDIGTYADEPDASYTAGVKIGTIYNDLGLTKGIADEDTTVYEDGRLVDGLTHDAWTKYDIVKGQTAKIGGNGALTEVYYNDEDNTATIIVSNTYVAKVNAAYAETSTRDAYVTLNVADNFTGPGGTFETDEFAKDDIVAYTYSYKSGDTGVQSMKLTEKVAGTMSTYTTTGSVTVAGTKYDANTASATKIAGYIPTVDKSQEVAVYLDEYGYALYVDADTDVQYAVILNYNATAGDWNDTAKAKLLFTDGTVKTVEVKMNSVVEGSALFDGFSSNKISAGDIVAYTVDSDEVYTLTLKADTAYATKASSSSSPVALVTNGINSLDVDPADKGGIAAADTVNRVDGKTIFLICDKTGSKDVYSVYEGFATVPTIKNSNTSGNQKVAVFAEKGSNTPATVVYIELVSGMTMSSDNKDVIFVKGSNVGTSYNTELGTFYEYDAFINGEATTIKVDTNNQITSDALIYGPHYNAKGVLNGADARVNWGTDTTTTTVNGLTKTYGTDSVVNDVIKLGNTHYAYNSDVNVYFVTVDGELVKSDITAISEDSNDQVYLKVDDKGLLTDVYVRVVDTPETVNPGTDYNMTSKVVRKTGDGSSFAVTFTTANALSATDKIKVTITKKNASEGDALVGTSAMITATAATTQNVNTGIAFATAGNYVAEIVVYNAAGEVIASGTTAVTYVA